From the genome of Turicibacter faecis, one region includes:
- a CDS encoding LTA synthase family protein: protein MKDLIEWLILSTLLTLIMEIIRFQSIRKAFCFVKRSPRYALINLLIVSATLVPVFFMSRKLFFLSCVIFFWLFLSIVNAIVTFLRGYALMFSDIFLIKEGLSLSSHYFTPPVIGSILIAMIGLMFAGGYVFTFQTSIHSGCAFFALFYLVFSIWGINRLEKKRLSHPSSEEYAAMGFAYAMMNSLYPYLNRKPTAYSEATMKHILKGMDQTAKVNSHAIKPDIIFLQLESFFDPLLLEGVSFSQDPIPTFRRLKRANQSQKMQVQTFGGGTAKTEFSVLTSMSAELLKPGEIPHLSVLRKKSVESLATQLKRQGYVSTLIHNYEGNFYNRHLAYEKLGFSRYIPIEYMSGVATPHDLAQMNDQWVMDYIIKTLKHDEPALIYGITAGTHQPYDEKLPDHLSPIEVFGDLEEPVRQTLQNYVTRLYQLDLQLNRLMDDLAASKRETVLFMFSDHLPNLPILTDETYYSKDPFEVDYFAAHFHPSFDLNPLPPLNCYDVGTWLMNSLNCPLSIIQQVHESYCHDTAYREVLRLAQYDLLEGKGYLTPSFDLSPEQPMVFGLNEQHISGYSFTDEGLVVEGTGFNIDSQLFIDQKRVETQFVNETKLLVKIEPREFSCLSLKQLSRRQEVLGEEIKLTRKD, encoded by the coding sequence GTGAAAGATTTAATCGAATGGTTGATTCTCTCTACTTTGTTAACTTTAATAATGGAAATCATTCGATTTCAATCCATACGCAAAGCCTTTTGTTTTGTCAAGCGGAGTCCTCGATACGCGCTAATTAATTTGCTCATTGTATCGGCGACGTTAGTCCCTGTTTTTTTCATGTCACGAAAACTTTTCTTTTTAAGTTGTGTCATCTTTTTTTGGTTATTTTTATCGATTGTTAATGCCATCGTAACCTTTCTTCGTGGTTATGCCTTGATGTTTTCAGATATTTTTTTAATTAAAGAGGGGCTGAGTCTTTCTTCCCACTACTTTACTCCACCCGTAATTGGATCGATTCTGATTGCGATGATTGGTTTAATGTTTGCCGGTGGTTATGTGTTTACGTTTCAAACGTCTATTCATAGTGGTTGTGCATTTTTTGCGTTGTTTTATTTGGTTTTTTCAATCTGGGGGATTAATCGCTTGGAAAAAAAACGTCTTTCTCATCCTTCGTCAGAGGAATATGCGGCAATGGGGTTTGCTTATGCAATGATGAATTCGTTATATCCTTATTTAAATCGAAAACCAACCGCATATAGTGAAGCGACGATGAAGCATATCTTAAAAGGAATGGATCAGACAGCAAAGGTGAACAGTCACGCGATCAAACCAGATATTATTTTTTTACAGTTAGAATCATTTTTTGATCCGCTCTTATTAGAAGGGGTCTCATTTAGTCAAGATCCAATTCCGACGTTTCGGCGATTGAAACGAGCGAATCAAAGCCAAAAGATGCAGGTTCAAACCTTTGGGGGAGGAACAGCTAAAACTGAATTTTCCGTTTTAACTTCTATGAGTGCCGAACTTTTAAAGCCCGGGGAGATCCCACATTTGTCTGTTCTTAGGAAAAAGTCGGTGGAATCACTTGCCACACAGCTTAAACGTCAGGGATATGTTTCAACCTTAATTCATAACTATGAGGGGAATTTTTATAACCGTCATTTAGCTTATGAGAAGTTAGGGTTTTCACGCTATATCCCGATTGAATACATGAGTGGGGTTGCTACGCCACACGATTTAGCACAAATGAATGACCAATGGGTCATGGATTATATTATCAAGACGTTGAAACACGATGAACCAGCGCTTATCTATGGAATTACAGCAGGAACCCATCAACCGTATGATGAAAAACTTCCAGACCACCTTTCTCCTATAGAGGTGTTTGGAGATCTTGAAGAGCCAGTTAGACAAACTTTACAAAATTATGTGACGCGTCTTTATCAACTCGATCTTCAGTTAAACCGTTTAATGGATGATTTAGCTGCCTCTAAGAGGGAAACAGTATTGTTTATGTTCTCTGATCATCTGCCTAATTTACCGATTTTAACGGATGAAACATACTATTCAAAGGATCCCTTTGAAGTGGATTATTTTGCTGCTCATTTCCATCCAAGTTTTGATTTAAATCCGTTGCCACCTTTAAATTGTTATGATGTTGGAACATGGTTAATGAATAGTTTAAACTGTCCCTTATCTATCATTCAACAGGTGCATGAAAGTTATTGTCATGACACTGCTTATCGCGAGGTATTAAGACTCGCACAATATGACCTATTAGAAGGAAAGGGTTATTTAACTCCATCCTTTGATTTATCACCTGAACAACCGATGGTATTTGGGTTAAATGAACAGCATATCAGTGGCTATTCCTTTACTGACGAGGGGTTAGTTGTTGAGGGAACCGGCTTTAACATTGATTCTCAATTGTTTATCGATCAGAAGCGGGTAGAAACTCAATTTGTAAATGAGACTAAACTTCTTGTTAAAATAGAGCCAAGGGAATTTTCCTGTCTTTCTCTCAAGCAATTAAGTCGTCGTCAAGAGGTACTTGGAGAGGAGATAAAACTTACGCGGAAGGATTGA
- a CDS encoding MATE family efflux transporter codes for MKLMKHYRQHASFYRDLWIIALPIALQQLVTSSLNMVDTLMVGRVGVDAVAAVGVSNQYYFLLNMVMFGIYSGGMVYFAQYWGKKDLRNIHRLLGFTLVLGMGLAVLFTGMALFIPEQIIRIFTNDQTVMVLGAKYLKIAALSYPFMILSFGYSMGLRAVEKPKFSMIASVIALTLNTVLNIVLIFGLFGCPALGVVGAAIATLVSRVVEFILVLGFAYLKTDTMNPKLSVLLSFDRSLINKLMVTSLPVVINECFWGLGTTAYMVIYGMINVEAISIMNIVNSIFNIFFIAAIGVGNASTVMLGKKLGAGEKEKTYKEAILFLKIGVVLGVLSGILLVMCIPVMLRLYRDFDFSTLETMAYVLIIFAIGLTFRFINIINIVGIFRAGGDTKYAMLLELGILWSVGVLGTFIAVKYFRAPLIVVAMIVQFEEVVKVLLGIVRVKSKKWINQLV; via the coding sequence ATGAAGTTAATGAAACATTATAGGCAACATGCCTCCTTTTATAGGGATTTATGGATCATTGCATTGCCAATTGCCTTACAGCAGTTAGTAACCTCAAGTCTAAACATGGTAGATACCTTAATGGTAGGTCGTGTTGGGGTGGATGCGGTTGCCGCTGTTGGGGTATCCAATCAATATTATTTTTTATTGAATATGGTGATGTTTGGAATATATAGCGGGGGAATGGTTTACTTCGCCCAGTATTGGGGGAAAAAGGACCTACGTAATATTCATCGTCTACTCGGGTTTACGCTCGTGCTCGGAATGGGTCTAGCTGTTTTATTTACAGGGATGGCTTTATTTATTCCGGAACAAATTATTCGTATTTTTACTAATGACCAGACCGTTATGGTGTTAGGGGCAAAATACTTAAAGATTGCAGCGTTAAGTTATCCGTTTATGATTTTATCATTCGGTTATAGCATGGGGTTGCGGGCCGTAGAAAAACCGAAATTTTCGATGATTGCCTCGGTCATTGCCTTGACCCTTAATACAGTTTTAAATATAGTCTTAATTTTCGGACTCTTTGGCTGTCCTGCGCTTGGCGTGGTCGGAGCAGCCATTGCAACGCTTGTTTCAAGGGTCGTCGAGTTTATTTTAGTTCTTGGATTTGCTTATCTAAAGACCGATACCATGAACCCTAAGTTATCGGTTTTACTTTCGTTTGACCGATCGCTCATTAATAAATTGATGGTAACGAGCTTACCTGTTGTGATTAACGAGTGTTTCTGGGGGCTTGGAACGACCGCATATATGGTGATTTACGGAATGATTAACGTTGAGGCGATTTCAATTATGAACATCGTCAACTCAATTTTTAATATTTTCTTCATCGCCGCAATAGGGGTCGGAAATGCTTCAACGGTTATGCTTGGGAAAAAACTAGGTGCCGGTGAAAAAGAAAAAACGTATAAAGAAGCGATCCTCTTTTTGAAAATTGGAGTCGTACTCGGAGTTTTATCAGGAATTTTACTTGTCATGTGCATTCCTGTGATGCTTCGCTTATATCGCGATTTTGATTTCTCGACATTGGAAACAATGGCCTATGTATTAATTATCTTTGCGATAGGCTTAACCTTTAGATTTATCAATATTATTAACATCGTCGGAATTTTTCGGGCGGGTGGTGACACAAAATACGCCATGCTTCTTGAACTGGGAATTCTATGGAGCGTCGGTGTCCTTGGAACCTTTATTGCTGTCAAGTACTTCCGTGCTCCACTCATTGTCGTTGCAATGATTGTTCAATTCGAGGAAGTCGTTAAAGTCCTTTTAGGAATTGTTCGAGTGAAATCGAAAAAATGGATTAATCAATTGGTTTAA
- a CDS encoding zinc ribbon domain-containing protein, with protein MFFIGVFGINQKMSEIKELPPMMCKSCRQTERFTLMKCYQQFHFFFLPIFKWNIRYFIRCSSCQMVANIPLDKGRLLEAGEAVELTLWDQEIIESPEKRKRRCQACHEIVEGTFIYCPFCGQKL; from the coding sequence ATGTTTTTTATTGGTGTGTTTGGAATCAATCAAAAGATGAGTGAAATTAAAGAATTACCTCCGATGATGTGTAAGTCTTGCCGACAAACGGAACGATTTACGTTAATGAAGTGTTATCAGCAATTTCATTTCTTTTTCTTACCCATTTTTAAGTGGAATATTCGTTATTTTATCCGGTGTTCATCGTGTCAGATGGTAGCAAATATCCCATTAGATAAAGGTCGTTTATTAGAAGCGGGAGAAGCGGTTGAATTAACGCTTTGGGATCAGGAAATCATTGAATCACCTGAAAAAAGAAAGCGACGTTGTCAGGCCTGTCATGAAATTGTAGAAGGAACCTTTATCTATTGTCCGTTTTGTGGGCAAAAATTGTAG
- the abc-f gene encoding ribosomal protection-like ABC-F family protein has product MSMIKIENLTFAYPTSGDYVFENLHLQVDTDWKLGVIGRNGRGKTTLFRLLQGLESYTGTIVHSVSFDYFPMNVPVPQQSTEEVLQQLCPMRETWEFICEFSQLDLSTDILARPFQTLSGGEQTKVLLAALFLGEGNFLLIDEPTNHLDAHGRSCVAAYLKRKKGFMLISHDRHFLDACVDHILALNKETIECQSGNFSSWFVNFNHQQEQELERNQQLKKEVLRLQQSMRQSANWSHQKEATKIGPVDKGFVGHKAAKLMKRSKSIEARRKKAIDEKAALLKNIEKHEPLKLVSLPYSAGPLLSLSDVSLFYDHRRLCFPISFSLSEGERLFIEGKNGSGKSSLLRCILDSSVSYTGTIKRSSHLIISYVPQTTDHLNGTLRAFIQEHQLDETQFKTILRKLGFARQQFEKKIENYSSGQKKKILIAKSLCEKAHLYIWDEPLNFIDLYARIQIEQLIQEVKPTMIVVEHDQAFKQTLATRVLTLETNASLFNTDPSC; this is encoded by the coding sequence ATGTCCATGATTAAAATTGAAAATTTAACTTTCGCTTATCCAACGAGTGGCGATTATGTGTTTGAAAATCTTCATTTGCAAGTTGATACGGACTGGAAACTCGGTGTCATTGGGCGAAATGGTCGTGGAAAAACGACGTTGTTTCGGCTTTTACAAGGATTGGAGTCCTACACGGGAACCATTGTTCATTCTGTTTCTTTTGATTACTTTCCGATGAATGTGCCAGTTCCTCAACAATCGACGGAGGAGGTGTTACAACAGTTATGTCCGATGAGGGAAACATGGGAATTTATTTGTGAGTTTTCGCAACTGGATCTTTCAACTGATATTTTAGCGCGCCCGTTTCAGACGTTAAGTGGCGGGGAGCAAACAAAAGTTTTACTTGCCGCTCTTTTTTTAGGAGAAGGAAACTTTCTTTTAATTGATGAACCAACGAATCATTTAGATGCACATGGAAGATCGTGCGTCGCTGCCTATTTAAAACGTAAAAAAGGATTTATGCTTATTTCTCATGATCGGCATTTTCTAGATGCGTGTGTGGATCATATTCTTGCCCTAAATAAAGAAACCATTGAGTGTCAATCTGGAAACTTTTCATCGTGGTTTGTCAACTTTAATCACCAGCAAGAACAGGAACTTGAAAGGAATCAACAATTAAAAAAAGAGGTCCTGCGACTTCAACAGTCGATGCGCCAATCAGCCAATTGGTCCCATCAAAAAGAGGCGACGAAAATTGGACCGGTTGATAAAGGATTTGTCGGCCATAAGGCGGCTAAACTTATGAAGCGTTCCAAATCAATTGAGGCACGGCGTAAAAAGGCCATCGATGAAAAAGCGGCGCTTTTGAAAAATATAGAGAAACACGAACCTTTAAAGTTAGTTTCTTTACCCTATTCAGCTGGCCCTCTCCTATCACTATCCGATGTTAGTCTTTTCTATGATCACCGTCGTCTTTGTTTCCCCATTTCTTTTTCTCTTTCCGAGGGGGAGCGTCTATTCATTGAGGGGAAAAATGGTAGCGGGAAAAGTAGTTTGCTTCGTTGTATTCTTGACTCGTCGGTCTCTTACACCGGAACCATTAAACGATCTTCTCATCTTATCATTTCCTATGTGCCACAGACGACAGATCATTTAAATGGAACACTTCGCGCATTTATACAGGAGCACCAACTAGATGAAACACAATTTAAAACTATTTTGCGCAAGTTAGGCTTTGCTCGACAACAATTTGAAAAAAAGATAGAAAATTATTCTTCGGGTCAAAAGAAAAAGATATTAATTGCAAAAAGCCTCTGTGAAAAGGCCCATCTTTACATTTGGGATGAGCCTCTCAATTTTATTGATCTTTATGCACGAATACAAATTGAACAACTTATTCAAGAAGTTAAACCGACCATGATTGTCGTTGAACACGATCAGGCGTTTAAACAAACCCTTGCAACACGCGTGCTGACACTCGAAACAAACGCCTCGTTATTTAACACTGACCCTAGCTGCTAG
- a CDS encoding GNAT family N-acetyltransferase — protein sequence MDLSFRPYQERDFKPLTRIIRQTWHYDQLTDSKTAGKMAAVFLRSCLANQTFSMVALYKGTPVGIILGKNCFTHRCSIYERLRQIQAILHLYASREGRQVAQLFGNVSTVDQQLLKECKKTYSAELALFVVDSSYRGMGLGQLLYQAFLDYLHQEYLHDFYLFTDTSCNFAFYERKGMTRRCELKKKVTIKEGVHDMNFFIYDATLSN from the coding sequence ATGGACTTAAGCTTTAGACCGTATCAAGAAAGAGATTTTAAACCTTTAACGAGGATCATTCGACAAACTTGGCACTATGACCAGTTAACGGACTCAAAGACAGCCGGTAAAATGGCGGCCGTCTTTTTAAGAAGTTGTTTGGCTAATCAAACCTTTTCAATGGTTGCCTTATATAAAGGAACCCCGGTCGGAATCATTTTAGGTAAAAATTGTTTTACCCATCGGTGTTCTATTTATGAACGATTGCGACAGATTCAGGCCATTCTTCACCTTTATGCCTCACGAGAAGGACGCCAGGTAGCCCAATTATTTGGCAACGTAAGTACTGTTGATCAACAGTTACTAAAAGAATGTAAAAAAACGTATTCAGCTGAATTAGCGCTATTTGTGGTCGATTCGAGTTACCGAGGAATGGGACTCGGGCAACTGCTTTATCAAGCATTTTTAGATTACCTTCATCAAGAATACTTACACGACTTTTATTTATTTACGGATACAAGTTGCAATTTTGCCTTTTACGAACGGAAAGGGATGACGCGCCGTTGCGAGCTAAAAAAGAAGGTGACAATTAAAGAGGGCGTACACGACATGAATTTTTTCATTTATGATGCGACTCTTTCCAACTAA